Genomic segment of Myxococcus stipitatus:
CTCGTAGGCGCTCGAATCCACGCGTACCCCGTAACCACCGGGAACACTGTAGCCGGTGATCTTCCCGGGCCACGGCGCGAAGGTGATGGGGTCCTCGGCGTTGACGCGGCACTCGATGGCGTGCCCGCGAATCTGGATGTCCTCCTGCTTGAAGCGCAGGGGGTGGCCGTACGCCATGCGGATCTGCTCACGGACCAGGTCGATGCCCGTGATGAGCTCCGTCACCGGGTGCTCCACCTGGATGCGCGTGTTCATCTCCATGAAGTAGAACTCGCCGCGCTCATCCAGCAGGTACTCGATGGTCCCCACGTTGTTGTAGCGAAGCTTGCGCATCGCCTCGACGGAGACCTCGCCCATCTTCTTGCGCAGCTCGGGCGAGAGCGCCGCAGACGGAGCCTCCTCGATGAGCTTCTGGTGCCGGCGCTGCACCGAGCACTCACGCTCATTGAGGTGGATGATGTTGCCGTGCTCGTCGGCGACGATCTGGATTTCGATGTGGCGCGGCTTCTCGACGTAGCGCTCGATGTAGAGGTCGCCGTTGTTGAACGAGGCCACCGCCTCCGCCTGCGCCGTCGCGAAGGCCTGGGCCAACGCGCCAGGCTCGCGGACGATTTTCATCCCCTTGCCGCCACCACCCGCCGCCGCCTTGAGGATGACCGGGAAGCCAATCTCACGGGCGAACGCCTCCGCCTCGCGAGGGTCCTTCACGGTGCCCGGGCTGCCCGGAAGCAGCGGCATCCCCGCCTCGCGCGCCGCCTGCCGCGCGCGGACCTTGTTGCCCATCAGCCGCAGCATCTCCGGACGCGGGCCGATGAAGCGAATCTTGCAGTTCTCGCACACCTCGGCGAACTCGGCGTTCTCGGAGAGGAAGCCGTAGCCGGGGTGGATGGCATCCGCGCGGGTGATTTCCGCCGCGGAGAGCAGCTGCGGGACGTTGAGGTAGCTCTCCTTGGACGCCGGAGGGCCAATGCACACGGCTTCATCCGCGAAGCGCACGTGCAAGGCATTGGCGTCCGCCGTGGAGTGCACCGCCACGGTGGCGATGCCCAGCTCGCGGCAGGCGCGGATGACCCGCAGGGCAATCTCCCCGCGGTTGGCAATCAGCACCTTCTTGAACACGGGGATGTCTCCTGAAACGGCCGGGCTCGGCGGCGCGCCCACGCGAGTGCGGGGCGCGCGCACCGGGTCAGGCTGGCTCGATGCGGAACAGGGCCTGGCCAAACTCCACCGGCCGGCCGTTCTCCACGAGGATTTCGGCCACGCGGCCGGAGACCTCGGACTCGATTTCGTTCATCAGCTTCATCGCTTCGATGATGCAGAGAACCTGGCCCTTCTTCACCACGGAGCCCACGTCCACGAAGGCGGGCTGGTCCGGCGCCGGCGTCCGGTAGAACGTGCCGACGAAGGGGCTGGACACCACGTGGCCAGGCTTCTCGGCGGCCTTCTCGGCCACGGGAGCCGAAGCCGCCGAGGGCGCCGTCGGCGCGGCCACGGGAGCGGCGCGCGGCGCGACGGGCGCCGCGTACTCCACGGCGGCCGCCACCGGAACGGCCGAGGGGGCCGCATGGTGGACGATGGTGGTCTCGGGGGCGTGGCCACGGCGGATGAAGAGCTTCTCCTCACCGCGCTTCCACACCAGCCTCGTCACGTCCGAGGCCTCCAGGATGTTGACGATTTCCCGCAGGGCCTCCACGTCCAGGGAGGTGTTGCCCGCGTCCCGAGCGCTCGCCGCCGGAGCGGGCGCGCTGGCGGGCGCGGACGCCCGGGTCGACTTGCGCTTGGTTGCCATTCTCGCGTCCCCTCCGTCGGAGTCGTTGCGACTAACCGCCCACGGCCACGCGGGTGAGGTACTTGCCACCGTCGCGCGTGTCGATCTTGAGGACATCACCCTCGTTGATGAAGAGGGGGACGTTGACCACGAACCCGGTCTCCAGGGTCGCGGGCTTCAGGGCACCGGACACGGTGTCGCCACGAACGCCCGGGTCGCACTTGGTGACCTTGAGGTCCACCGAGTTGGGCAGCGACACGCCGATGGCCTTCCCGTTGAAGAACATGATGTCGACGTTGACGTTCTCCTTCAGGAAGTTCTTCGCATCGCCCAGGACCTCTCCGCTGAGGAAGGTCTGGTCGTAGGTGCGAGTATCCATGAAGTAGTAGTCGCCACCCTGCTCGTACAGGTACTGCATGCCCTTATCTTCGATGTCCGGCTTGCCCACCTTGTCACCCGACTTCATCGTCGGCTGAAGGACGCGGCCCGAGATCAGGCTGCGAATCTTGGTGCGGGTGAACGAAGATCCCTTGCCCGGCTTCACATGCTGGAAATACTCGATGACGAACGGCTCGCCGTCGATCTCGATCTTCATACCATTGTGAAACTCGGACGTATCGATGACACCGGCCATGGGGACCGACTCCTTCAGACTCAAAACTGCGGAAGCTTGAAAAGTCGGGGGTGTCTAGCCCATGCCCCCTCCCATGGGAAGGGGAAACCTGCGGAGCGCCGCGTCGTCTGGACGACTGCCGTACAACGCGGCGTCTAGAGCTCCGCGCGGACCTTGGGGGCCGTCACGCGCAGCACATACCTGCCCTTGCCGTAGTTGCCATCCGCACGCAGCGCGAGCACCAGGAAGTACTCGGGGGACACCAGCCGCATGAGGGTCAGCACCTTGTCGCTGTTGACGCTGACCTCACTGACGGCGCC
This window contains:
- the accC gene encoding acetyl-CoA carboxylase biotin carboxylase subunit, which codes for MFKKVLIANRGEIALRVIRACRELGIATVAVHSTADANALHVRFADEAVCIGPPASKESYLNVPQLLSAAEITRADAIHPGYGFLSENAEFAEVCENCKIRFIGPRPEMLRLMGNKVRARQAAREAGMPLLPGSPGTVKDPREAEAFAREIGFPVILKAAAGGGGKGMKIVREPGALAQAFATAQAEAVASFNNGDLYIERYVEKPRHIEIQIVADEHGNIIHLNERECSVQRRHQKLIEEAPSAALSPELRKKMGEVSVEAMRKLRYNNVGTIEYLLDERGEFYFMEMNTRIQVEHPVTELITGIDLVREQIRMAYGHPLRFKQEDIQIRGHAIECRVNAEDPITFAPWPGKITGYSVPGGYGVRVDSSAYENYTVLPYYDSLLAKLIVHAEDRETAIRRMQRALGEYVVEGIRTNIPFHRAALAEESFQEGNYDTRFVERLLASETGSRRLKKAVEETP
- the accB gene encoding acetyl-CoA carboxylase biotin carboxyl carrier protein, yielding MATKRKSTRASAPASAPAPAASARDAGNTSLDVEALREIVNILEASDVTRLVWKRGEEKLFIRRGHAPETTIVHHAAPSAVPVAAAVEYAAPVAPRAAPVAAPTAPSAASAPVAEKAAEKPGHVVSSPFVGTFYRTPAPDQPAFVDVGSVVKKGQVLCIIEAMKLMNEIESEVSGRVAEILVENGRPVEFGQALFRIEPA
- the efp gene encoding elongation factor P → MAGVIDTSEFHNGMKIEIDGEPFVIEYFQHVKPGKGSSFTRTKIRSLISGRVLQPTMKSGDKVGKPDIEDKGMQYLYEQGGDYYFMDTRTYDQTFLSGEVLGDAKNFLKENVNVDIMFFNGKAIGVSLPNSVDLKVTKCDPGVRGDTVSGALKPATLETGFVVNVPLFINEGDVLKIDTRDGGKYLTRVAVGG